In Bradyrhizobium sp. 195, the sequence GCTGAGGTCGACGGCGTCGACATGGTGACTGTCGTCACCGAGGGCATCTTCTCCTATTGCGGCATCAAGGTGAAGATCGACACCGACCGATATCTCGGCCCCGAAACCGCGACGGTGCGCGCGCAGGGCGAGGCGGTTGGCCATGTCACCACCAGCGAATACGGCTCGCAGATGCTCTCGCTCGGCGGCGTGCATCATCTGACCGGCGGCTCCAAGAAGGAGGGCCGCGTCACCTGCGACACGCTGATGGACCTTGCCAATTGCAAGGCGGTGGAGCTGACCATCGACGGTGGCGCGAGCGTGGTGGTGCAGGCCGGCCAGCCGCCGATCGTCAACGGCGTGAAAGAAGAGCGCATGCGCGTCGGCTGCGGCTCGGCGACGATCGGCATGTTCGCCAAGCAATGGCACGGCAAGGTCGACGAGGTCGTCGTGGTTGACGACCACATCACCGGCGTGCTGAGCGAACACCAGGCCGGGAAGCTGCTCGATATCGCCGACACCGGCATCAAGATGAAAGGCCGGCGCTCGACGCCCGGCCGCTATTTCCAGGTTGCCGATCCCGGCACGGGGTGGGGCGGCACCAACATCTCCGATCCGCTGGCGATCCTTGGGCCGTTCGATGCCAAGGAGGCCAAGGCCGGTCTGACCATGCTCATGGTTTCCACCACCGGCGAGCATTCGTCCTATTACGTGCTCGACGAGGCCCTGAAGCCGGTCGAGACCGAGATGCCTGCCGACTTGAAATTCTCCGTCGAGCGCATCCAGGAGAATTGCGAGCCGGCGCTATGCACGGTGCTGTTCATGGCCGGCGCTGGCGGCTCGCTGCGCGCGGGCGTGACCGACAACCCGGTGCGGCTGACGCGCTCGGTGAAGGACGCGCTGACGCGCGTCACCAGCGGCGGCGCGCCGGTCTATGTCTGGCCGGGCGGGGGTATCACCTACATGGTCGATGTCACGCAGATGCCGGCGGGCGCGTTCGGCTATGTGCCGACGCCGGCGCTGGTCGCGCCGATCGAGTTCACGATGAAGCTGTCGGACTACGCTGCGCTCGGCGGGCACATGGACTATGTGAAGCCGCTGTCCGAGGTGCAGGGGGGCGACGATGTCCGGCAATTGCCCTGGCAGAATCCAATTCCGGGACCCCGGGCATGACAAGGCTCCCGCAAATCGCATTGCTGTCTGATGGCCGGCGGCTGCATTTGCAGGATGGACCGATCGATCTGATCGTGGGGGCGAGGGGAGAGGCAGGAGAGGTGCGCGCGGCCTATGAGGCTGCGGCGCGGCGGTTCACGGGGCTGCTCGACGAGCTCTGCGCGGAGTTGCCGGAGCTGCGCGCTGCTGCCAGGGGGCGGACTGCGCTGAGGGGCGTTGCGGCGCGCCGTATGCACGCCGCGGTGGCGCCCTTTGCCGCTGATTGCTTCATCACGCCGATGGCCGCCGTTGCCGGCAGCGTGGCGGAGGAGATTCTCGGCGCAATGCTCGGCGCTGCGACGCTCAATCAGGCCTATGTCAACAATGGCGGCGACATCGCCCTTCATCTCGGCCGGAGCGAGCATTTTTCGATTGGCCTGATGGATCGGCCCGATCGTGATGGCGTGATGCGAGCTTTGCGGGTCGAGGCGGACGACCCGGTGCGGGGCGTCGCGACCAGCGGGCGCCATGGCCGCAGCTTTTCGCTCGGGATTGCCGACGCGGTGACGGTGCTGGCCGCAACGGCATCGCAAGCCGATGCGGCGGCGACGGTCATCGCCAATGCCGTTGATCTGCCGGGACATCCTGCCATCATCCGTCAGCCGGCCAGCGAGCTTCAGCCCGACAGCGATCTCGGTCCACGCCTCGTCACCCGCGACGTCGGCCCGTTGTCGCACGACGAGATCGCCACAGCACTCGAATCTGGCGCGGAATGTGCACGCCAATTGTTCGATCGCGGCTTGATCGAGGGTGCGGTGTTGCAGCTTTGTGGTGATATGCTTGTCATCGGACCGAAAGATATTGAACGGCAAGAAGCGCGCCCACGTAAGCTGGAGAACGCGGTTCATGCCTGAGCAGGGAAGAGCCTGAGGACACAATCATGAGCGCGATCATCCGCAAGATCGTCACCGTCGTCGAAGAGACGCAGATGGAGATGGGCCGGCAAGTTTCACCGCCGACGCGGCGAGCCGCGGCAATCGCCGTGATCGAAAATCCCTTCGCGGGGCAATATGTCGAAGACCTTTCGCCGCTAATCACGATCGGCGAGGAGCTGGGCGAGCTGCTGTCGAAGCGCGCGGTGGCGGCTCTCGGCATCGACGGTTCCAAGGCGCAGAGCTATGGCAAGGCCGCGGCTGTCGGCGAGAACGGCGAGCTGGAACATGCCGCTGCAATTCTTCACCCGAAGATGGGCGCGCCAGTACGCAAGGTGCTGACCAAGGGTGCCGCGCTGATTCCGTCGTCGAAGAAGCGCAGCGGGCCCGGCACCACGCTCGACATTCCCCTCGGTCACAAGGACGCAGCCTTCGTGCGTAGTCACTTCGATGGCATGGAAGTACAGATCAACGACGCGCCGCGCGCCAATGAGATCATGGTCGCGGTCGCTGTCACCGACAGCGGCCGGCCTTTGCCGCGCGTCGGCGGGCTGACGGTTGCGGAGATCAAAGGCGAAGACGGTCTAAGATAATTTTAACGGTGGAGGTTGGGATGCGAGCAAAGAACTATTTCGTCGGCGCGGCGTTTGCGCTGTTGGCGGGTGGCATGGCTCATTCGGCCATGGCGCAGGATATCAAGATCGGCGAGATCAACAGCTATTCGCTGCTGCCGGCCTTCACCGAGCCCTACCGCAAGGGATGGCAGCTCGCGGTCGAGGAGGTCAACGCGGCCGGCGGCATCAATGGTAAGAAGCTCGTCGTCATCTCCAAGGACGACGGCGGCAAGCCGGCGGATGCGCAGACCGCGGCCAACGAGCTCGTGTCGAGCGAGGGTGTTGCGATGTTGACGGGCACGTTCCTGTCGAACATCGGCCTCGCGGTCAGCGACTTCGCCAACCAGAAGAAGGTGTTCTTCCTCGCGGCCGAGCCGCTGACGGACGCCATCACCTGGTCCAAGGGCAACAAATACACATTCCGTCTGCGCCCCTCCAACTACATGCAGGCGGCGATGCTGGTGGAAGCGGCGAGCAAGCTGCCGGCCAAACGCTGGGCGACGATCGCGCCGAACTACGAATACGGCCAGTCCGCGGTCGCGGTGTTCAAGAAGCTGATGTCGGAGAAGCGCCCGGACATCCAGTGGGTCGACGAGCAATGGCCGCCGCAGGGCAAGATCGACGCAGGCCCGGTGGTGCAGGCCGTTGCCGCCGCCAACCCGGAAGCGATCCTCAACGTCACCTTCGGCGCCGACCTCGTCAAGCTCGTGCGCGAAGGCAACACCCGCGGCCTGTTCAAGGGGCGCGAGGTCGTCTCCTTCCTGACCGGCGAGCCCGAATATCTCGATCCGCTCAAGGACGAGACGCCCGAGGGCTGGATCGTCACCGGCTATCCCTGGTACTCAATCAAGACTCCCGAGCATGACGCGTTCCTGAAGGCCTACCAGGCCAAGTACAACGACTATCCGCGTCTCGGCTCGATCGTCGGCTATCAGACCATCAAGTCGGCGGCTGCGATCCTGGCGAAGGCCGGCTCGAGCGATCCGGAGAAGCTGATCGCCGCGGCAGAAGGCCTCTCCGTGCCGTCGCCGTTCGGCGAGATCACCTTCCGCAAGATCGATCACCAGTCGACACTCGGTGCCTTCGTCGGCAAGACCGCGCTGAAGGACGGCAAGGGCGTGATGGTGGACTCGTCCTACAAGAAGGGCGCGGACTATCTGCCTGGCGATGCCGAAGTCGAGAAGCTGCGGCCGAAGGATTGATTCTCCGCTGCCGTAGGGTGGGTTAGCCCGCGGCTGCGCGAAGCGCAGTCCGCTGGCGTAACCCACCCTACGAAGCCACGACGCCTTTCCCCGCAAGAGCGGGGAGAGCTGAAATTCAGACCCAACCCGGACCGCCGATGGCCTTTTATGTCGTACAGTTTCTGACCGGTCTCGCCAGCGCAGCGTCGCTGTTTCTGGTGGCCTCGGGCCTGTCGATCATCTTC encodes:
- a CDS encoding 6-hydroxynicotinate reductase, with the translated sequence MVMETTSAAIDKIRCDACPVMCYIKPGAAGACDRYANHEGKLVRVDPHVILERTVSHGGKLVPFSRTEDWDGKIVHEPSTFVTAIGAGTTYPDYKPAPFIVSAEVDGVDMVTVVTEGIFSYCGIKVKIDTDRYLGPETATVRAQGEAVGHVTTSEYGSQMLSLGGVHHLTGGSKKEGRVTCDTLMDLANCKAVELTIDGGASVVVQAGQPPIVNGVKEERMRVGCGSATIGMFAKQWHGKVDEVVVVDDHITGVLSEHQAGKLLDIADTGIKMKGRRSTPGRYFQVADPGTGWGGTNISDPLAILGPFDAKEAKAGLTMLMVSTTGEHSSYYVLDEALKPVETEMPADLKFSVERIQENCEPALCTVLFMAGAGGSLRAGVTDNPVRLTRSVKDALTRVTSGGAPVYVWPGGGITYMVDVTQMPAGAFGYVPTPALVAPIEFTMKLSDYAALGGHMDYVKPLSEVQGGDDVRQLPWQNPIPGPRA
- a CDS encoding UPF0280 family protein: MTRLPQIALLSDGRRLHLQDGPIDLIVGARGEAGEVRAAYEAAARRFTGLLDELCAELPELRAAARGRTALRGVAARRMHAAVAPFAADCFITPMAAVAGSVAEEILGAMLGAATLNQAYVNNGGDIALHLGRSEHFSIGLMDRPDRDGVMRALRVEADDPVRGVATSGRHGRSFSLGIADAVTVLAATASQADAAATVIANAVDLPGHPAIIRQPASELQPDSDLGPRLVTRDVGPLSHDEIATALESGAECARQLFDRGLIEGAVLQLCGDMLVIGPKDIERQEARPRKLENAVHA
- a CDS encoding amino acid synthesis family protein codes for the protein MSAIIRKIVTVVEETQMEMGRQVSPPTRRAAAIAVIENPFAGQYVEDLSPLITIGEELGELLSKRAVAALGIDGSKAQSYGKAAAVGENGELEHAAAILHPKMGAPVRKVLTKGAALIPSSKKRSGPGTTLDIPLGHKDAAFVRSHFDGMEVQINDAPRANEIMVAVAVTDSGRPLPRVGGLTVAEIKGEDGLR
- a CDS encoding ABC transporter substrate-binding protein produces the protein MRAKNYFVGAAFALLAGGMAHSAMAQDIKIGEINSYSLLPAFTEPYRKGWQLAVEEVNAAGGINGKKLVVISKDDGGKPADAQTAANELVSSEGVAMLTGTFLSNIGLAVSDFANQKKVFFLAAEPLTDAITWSKGNKYTFRLRPSNYMQAAMLVEAASKLPAKRWATIAPNYEYGQSAVAVFKKLMSEKRPDIQWVDEQWPPQGKIDAGPVVQAVAAANPEAILNVTFGADLVKLVREGNTRGLFKGREVVSFLTGEPEYLDPLKDETPEGWIVTGYPWYSIKTPEHDAFLKAYQAKYNDYPRLGSIVGYQTIKSAAAILAKAGSSDPEKLIAAAEGLSVPSPFGEITFRKIDHQSTLGAFVGKTALKDGKGVMVDSSYKKGADYLPGDAEVEKLRPKD